Proteins encoded within one genomic window of Ptychodera flava strain L36383 unplaced genomic scaffold, AS_Pfla_20210202 Scaffold_39__1_contigs__length_1403739_pilon, whole genome shotgun sequence:
- the LOC139127955 gene encoding histone H2B, gonadal-like, with amino-acid sequence MAPKASGKAAKKAGKAKAARSGDKKRKRRRKESYGIYIYKVLKQVHPDTGVSSKAMSIMNSFVNDIFERIAAEASRLAHYNKRSTITSREIQTAVRLLLPGELAKHAVSEGTKAVTKYTSSK; translated from the coding sequence ATGGCTCCAAAGGCAAGTGGTAAAGCTGCCAAGAAGGCCGGCAAGGCCAAAGCCGCACGTAGCGGAGACAAGAAGAGAAAGAGGCGAAGGAAGGAAAGCTATGGTATCTACATCTACAAGGTGCTGAAACAGGTCCACCCCGACACTGGTGTCTCCTCCAAAGCCATGTCAATCATGAACAGCTTTGTCAACGACATCTTCGAGCGTATCGCCGCTGAAGCTTCCCGCCTGGCCCACTACAACAAGCGTTCCACCATCACCAGCAGAGAGATCCAGACCGCTGTCCGTCTCTTGCTGCCCGGTGAGCTTGCCAAGCACGCCGTCAGTGAGGGCACCAAAGCCGTCACCAAATACACCAGCTCCAAGTAA